One window from the genome of Nicotiana tomentosiformis chromosome 5, ASM39032v3, whole genome shotgun sequence encodes:
- the LOC104116647 gene encoding protein FAR1-RELATED SEQUENCE 4-like codes for MVSLTMMFLYMFYSYGSSIAGWNHCRPVIVVDATFLKSKYRGVLMISVSKDANNQIFPLAFGIAESENNNSYEWYFSELRNAIGSRDNLIFLSDRHQSIAHGIAKVYPESHHGICIYHLEQNLKRRKVKSEVIKLFQSAARVYRRKEFDLYMSDIAKVDKKTFDYLMEEPPERWARSCSPRRRYDMLTTNIVESMNSMLLEARELPILRMMDFIQVKLQRWFYERRNEAEGTFYDVSCWVVEELKKKIDLAFTLNVFPIDSWHSRVEEEGITFLVDLNKRTCDCFQFQFDELPCIHAIAAIEKRNIKKSNFCSDWYLKESWLKTYERQIHPVGHTDSWIVPESVKSQIIKPPDFKVPPGRRQKKRHIPATESSKITFKSGRCRRIGHNRTSCIYSPAVHPFSRKHRE; via the exons atggtgtccttaactatGAT GTTTCTTTATATGTTTTATTCATATGGATCATCAATAGCTGGTTGGAATCATTGTAGACCAGTGATTGTTGTTGATGCAACTTTTTTGAAGTCAAAATATCGTGGTGTTTTAATGATTTCAGTTTCAAAGGATGCAAATAACCAAATATTCCCACTAGCCTTTGGAATTGCAGAATCTGAAAATAACAATTCCTATGAGTGGTACTTTAGTGAGCTTCGCAATGCAATTGGGAGCCGtgacaatttaatttttttatcggaCAGGCATCAATCTATTGCACATGGCATTGCAAAGGTATATCCTGAAAGCCACCATGGGatttgtatctatcatttggagcAGAACCTAAAGCGAAGGAAAGTGAAAAGTGAGGTCATAAAACTTTTTCAAAGTGCTGCAAGAGTATACAGGCGCAAAGAATTTGATCTATACATGTCAGATATAGCAAAAGTTGATAAGAAGACTTTTGACTACTTGATGGAAGAACCACCGGAAAGGTGGGCACGTTCTTGTAGTCCACGACGAAGATATGACATGCTCACAACAAACATAGTTGAGTCAATGAATTCTATGCTATTAGAAGCAAGGGAGTTGCCTATATTAAGAATGATGGATTTCATCCAAGTGAAGCTACAACGTTGGTTttatgaaagaagaaatgaagcagAAGGAACTTTTTATGACGTTTCTTGTTGGGTAGtagaggaattgaagaaaaagataGATTTAGCTTTTACTTTAAAT GTCTTCCCTATTGATTCATGGCATTCTAGAGTTGAGGAAGAAGGAATTACTTTCTTGgtggatttaaataaaagaacatGTGATTGTTTTCAGTTTCAATTTGATGAATTACCATGTATACATGCAATTGCAGCTATCGAGAAGAGAAACATCAAGAAGTCCAATTTCTGCTCGGACTGGTACTTAAAGGAATCTTGGCTGAAAACATATGAAAGACAAATACATCCTGTAGGACATACGGATTCTTGGATTGTACCAGAGAGTGTTAAGTCACAAATTATTAAACCTCCAGATTTCAAAGTTCCGCCAGGTAGAAGGCAGAAGAAAAGGCATATTCCagctaccgaatcatcaaaaataacattcaaATCTGGTCGTTGCAGAAGAATTGGTCATAATAGAACATCTTGTATATATTCTCCGGCAGTCCATCCATTTTCAAGGAAGCATAGAGAATAA
- the LOC138891773 gene encoding uncharacterized protein produces the protein MDTICIIVAFNGRWTADYKYLDHQTKLVLVPEAIRFEDFINQVFEVIELDRDKFEAMIWFDINLGTSKGMLVSKDLDLHTCIELLKSHSLFKGCRFIVDISKRVFDSTSTFEHVNTETQQDNQDKCQQIMEIDVVEAQPITEEVFQTFDSIQVEGQSIIEIDNEKALGIQVLESAPVIEEVAEKTFTQLTRQSSNSKQKESPTTILRENASLDEIKVGSIFDKKKSIINCFSNIAIKGHFEFKVVRSSSTRYSLKCNDDRCGWCVRAFRIKDSTLFKIVKIEKNHDCSVNTMKVDQRHATSKLISGYIIDNLRDPRFEVTPAFVMAEMQKLHGLDIGYHKAWRAIQLASALIRGTPEENYELLSSYLYMMKSKNPGTYTNIKIDDNNR, from the coding sequence ATGGATACAATATGTATTATAGTTGCTTTTAATGGTAGATGGACTGCAGACTATAAGTATCTTGATCATCAAACAAAGCTTGTTCTAGTACCTGAGGCAATTCGATTTGAAGATTTCATTAACCAGGTCTTTGAAGTTATTGAATTGGATAGAGACAAGTTTGAAGCAATGATATGGTTTGATATCAATCTGGGAACAAGCAAGGGAATGCTTGTATCCAAAGATTTAGATCTTCACACATGTATAGAGTTACTAAAAAGTCATTCACTCTTCAAGGGCTGTCGTTTCATTGTTGATATTTCGAAAAGAGTTTTTGATTCTACAAGCACCTTTGAACATGTCAATACAGAAACTCAACAAGACAATCAAGACAAATGCCAACAGATAATGGAAATAGATGTGGTTGAAGCTCAACCAATAACTGAAGAGGTGTTTCAAACATTTGATTCTATTCAAGTAGAAGGACAAAGCATTATAGAGATTGACAACGAAAAAGCTTTGGGTATTCAAGTCTTAGAGAGTGCACCAGTAATAGAAGAAGTTGCTGAAAAAACCTTTACTCAACTAACTAGACAAAGCTCAAATTCGAAACAAAAAGAATCCCCAACTACGATATTAAGAGAAAATGCTTCGTTGGATGAAATAAAAGTGGgatcaatatttgacaaaaagaagAGTATAATTAACTGTTTTTCCAATATAGCAATTAAAGGACATTTTGAATTCAAGGTTGTTAGATCAAGCTCAACAAGATATTCGTTGAAATGCAATGATGATAGGTGTGGGTGGTGTGTGCGTGCTTTCAGAATTAAAGATTCAACACTATTCAAGATAGTAAAGAttgagaaaaatcatgactgctcAGTTAACACTATGAAAGTTGATCAAAGGCATGCAACTTCAAAGTTGATTAGTGGTTACATTATCGACAATCTTCGAGACCCAAGGTTTGAAGTTACACCAGCCTTTGTCATGGCAGAAATGCAAAAATTGCATGGACTAGACATTGGTTATCACAAGGCGTGGCGTGCTATTCAACTTGCTTCAGCTTTAATAAGAGGAACTCCTGAAGAGAATTATGAATTATTGTCTTCATACTTGTATATGATGAAAAGTAAAAATCCGGGAACATACACTAACATAAAGATAGACGACAACAACAGGTAA